A window of the Alnus glutinosa chromosome 4, dhAlnGlut1.1, whole genome shotgun sequence genome harbors these coding sequences:
- the LOC133866278 gene encoding glucan endo-1,3-beta-glucosidase 11-like — protein sequence MDFCLLIVLLVSTTVLPAMVSGSLGINYGQIGDNLPAPEHAVPLIQSIGATKVKLYDANPLVLGAFANTDIEFTVALGNERLSEMRDPLNALTWVRSNVQQYLPDTKITRIMVGNEVLTLGDIALSDSLVAAMQSIYGALVALGLDEKIKVTTAHSFNVIGNSYPPSAGAFNQDLTGYITEILKFHKQTGSPFCINIYPYFAYKANPKEIPLAYVLFEPNNGVVDSNTNLLYDNMLFAQIDAVYFALSLLGYKDVSVCVSETGWPSKGDADEAGATRDNAAKYNGNLIKMIAENRVTPPMRPGSDLDVYIFALFNENMKPGPMSERNYGLFKPDTSPVYSVGRQTPAELVFNSSGINCIALKLAKGLNNPLLGLQL from the exons ATGGACTTCTGTCTGCTTATTGTTCTTCTTGTTTCTACTACCGTGTTGCCTGCAATGGTTTCCGGTTCCCTTGGAATCAACTACGGTCAGATTGGAGACAATCTTCCGGCGCCCGAGCACGCTGTTCCTCTCATTCAGTCCATCGGTGCCACAAAGGTGAAGCTTTACGACGCAAATCCGCTGGTTCTTGGTGCATTCGCCAACACCGACATTGAGTTCACCGTCGCGCTTGGCAACGAACGCTTATCGGAGATGCGCGATCCACTGAACGCCTTAACTTGGGTGAGATCGAACGTCCAACAATACTTGCCCGACACGAAAATTACCCGCATCATGGTTGGGAACGAAGTTCTGACTCTAGGCGACATTGCTTTGAGCGACAGCCTCGTCGCCGCCATGCAAAGCATATACGGTGCACTCGTTGCTTTAGGGTTAGACGAGAAGATCAAG GTAACCACGGCACACTCCTTCAACGTGATCGGAAACTCCTATCCTCCATCCGCCGGAGCCTTTAATCAAGATCTAACCGGCTATATAACTGAAATCTTGAAGTTCCACAAGCAAACGGGTTCACCTTTCTGCATCAATATTTACCCGTATTTTGCATACAAGGCAAACCCAAAGGAAATTCCTCTTGCTTACGTTCTCTTTGAGCCGAACAACGGGGTTGTGGATTCGAATACCAATCTCCTCTATGATAACATGTTATTTGCGCAGATTGATGCTGTTTATTTTGCGCTATCTCTGTTGGGTTATAAGGATGTCTCTGTTTGCGTGTCGGAGACTGGTTGGCCATCGAAGGGCGACGCCGATGAGGCCGGAGCTACACGTGATAACGCAGCAAAGTACAACGGCAATTTGATAAAGATGATTGCTGAAAATAGGGTGACACCACCAATGAGGCCAGGCTCGGATTTAGACGTGTATATTTTTGCGTTGTTTAACGAAAACATGAAGCCCGGGCCAATGTCAGAGAGGAACTATGGACTGTTCAAGCCTGACACATCGCCGGTCTATTCCGTTGGACGACAGACCCCAGCAGAATTAGTTTTCAATTCATCTGGCATCAACTGCATTGCTCTAAAGCTAGCTAAA GGCCTCAACAACCCTTTATTGGGGCTTCAATTATAA
- the LOC133865989 gene encoding purple acid phosphatase 17-like, producing MAAWYKKSMALSLLFAITFGLCFFFTSAELQRFEHPTKIDGSLSFLVLGDWGRRGAFNQSEVAHQMGRIGGKLDIDFVVSTGDNFYDNGLTSEEDTAFEESFSRIYTANSLQKQWYSVLGNHDYRGNAEAQLSPVLRQIDSRWLCLRSFIVNSELAEILFVDTTPFVKAYFTDAEGHTYDWRGIHSRKAYTANLLKDVESALKKSTAKWKIVVGHHAIRSVGHHGDTEELKRRLLPILQANNVDFYMNGHDHCLEHIGDTDSSIQFLTSGAGSKAWRGDIKGHNKEGLNFFYDGQGFMSVQLTQLDAEIVFYDVFGNILHRWSTKKHFHSST from the exons ATGGCAGCTTGGTATAAAAAATCCATGGCTCTGTCCCTTCTCTTCGCCATTACCTTTGGCCTCTGTTTCTTCTTCACATCTGCAGAGCTTCAAAGATTTGAACACCCCACAAAGATTGATGGATCGCTTAGCTTTTTGGTCCTTGGGGACTGGGGACGAAGAGGGGCTTTCAACCAATCAGAAGTTGCTCATCAG ATGGGAAGGATTGGAGGGAAGCTAGACATAGATTTTGTAGTTTCCACAGGAGATAATTTCTATGATAATGGGTTGACTAGTGAAGAGGACACAGCATTTGAGGAGTCATTTAGCAGAATCTACACAGCCAATAGCCTACAGAAGCAGTGGTACAGCG TTTTGGGAAACCATGATTATAGAGGCAATGCAGAGGCACAATTGAGCCCTGTCCTTAGGCAAATTGATAGTAGATGGCTTTGCCTCAGATCTTTTATTGTGAATTCTG AATTAGCTGAGATTTTATTTGTGGACACCACTCCTTTTGTCAAAGCATACTTTACTGATGCGGAGGGCCATACATATGACTGGAGGGGCATCCACTCTCGCAAGGCTTACACTGCCAACCTATTGAAG GATGTAGAATCAGCATTGAAGAAATCAACTGCAAAGTGGAAGATTGTTGTTGGTCACCATGCCATCAGAAGTGTTGGACATCATGGGGATACAGAGGAACTTAAAAGGCGGCTGCTTCCAATCCTTCAG GCCAACAATGTTGATTTTTACATGAATGGCCATGACCATTGCCTTGAGCATATCGGCGACACGGACAG CTCTATACAATTTCTAACTAGTGGAGCTGGGTCCAAGGCATGGAGGGGAGACATTAAAGGACATAACAAAGAAGGTCTAAACTTCTTCTATGATGGACAGGGTTTCATGTCTGTCCAGTTGACCCAGTTGGATGCAGAGATTGTATTCTATGATGTTTTTGGCAACATTTTGCACAGATGGAGTACCAAGAAGCATTTTCACTCATCTACATGA